A single Anopheles arabiensis isolate DONGOLA chromosome 2, AaraD3, whole genome shotgun sequence DNA region contains:
- the LOC120897100 gene encoding ras-related protein Rab-36, translating into MPIFRKNKRPKPTSYEVLNNNVDYGTRRIEQLPRPYSCQVTPYRELEFSERTKRAAQAVVPFLLPACKAIFIGDVSVGKTSLVNRFCHESFDGDYTATIGLDFEVERFQILSQAYSLQIWDTAGHERFKCIAQSYYRNASVVVVAFDMTRPETLLNGKRWLDEALRLNTGPVLKFLVGTKKDLLSDQALCDIELEAIKMAYDINAEYWPVSARTGENVTKFFRRLAALAFDYGVQRAMETNASLLQPNGNSLLNLYFLRKEKKEKKFLKCLNCTIN; encoded by the exons ATGCCtatttttcgcaaaaacaaGCGCCCGAAACCGACCAGCTACGAGGTGCTGAACAACAACGTCGACTACGGTACGCGGCGGATCGAACAGTTGCCGCGGCCGTACAGCTGCCAGGTGACGCCGTACCGGGAGCTGGAGTTTAGCGAGCGCACCAAGCGGGCCGCCCAGGCCGTGGTTCCGTTCCTGCTGCCCGCCTGCAAAGCCATCTTCATCGGGGACGTTTCGGTCGGGAAAACGTCGCTAGTGAACCGCTTCTGTCACGAATCGTTCGACGGTGACTACACCGCCACCATCGGGCTGGACTTTGAGGTGGAACGGTTTCAGATCCTCAGCCAAGCGTACAGTCTGCAAAT TTGGGACACAGCAGGCCACGAACGGTTCAAATGCATCGCACAGTCCTACTACCGCAATGCGAGCGTCGTAGTGGTTGCGTTCGACATGACACGCCCGGAAACGCTGCTAAACGGCAAACGGTGGCTCGATGAGGCACTGCGGTTAAATACTGGCCCAGTGCTAAAGTTTCTTGTCGGCACCAAAAAAGATCTGCTG AGCGATCAGGCACTCTGTGATATTGAGCTGGAGGCGATTAAAATGGCGTACGACATCAACGCCGAGTATTGGCCAGTTTCGGCCCGGACCGGCGAAAATGTGACCAAGTTTTTCCGCCGACTGGCGGCCCTCGCCTTCGACTATGGCGTGCAGCGGGCGATGGAAACGAACGCTTCGCTGCTGCAACCGAACGGGAACAGTTTACTGA ATTTGTACTTCTTGCGCaaggaaaagaaggagaaaaagttCCTCAAATGTCTAAACTGTACAATAAACTAA